The proteins below come from a single Streptomyces sp. B3I8 genomic window:
- a CDS encoding LCP family protein: MVPSEVRGEGARPRARDAGRLGRDADLYEGDADADPPGTVRGPKARGGAAQATAAGAGATGTGSPGGDGEEPGGRAAPGGGHRRGGGSGNGDGSGGAAGRPRRRRRVLRWSATVLAVVILGTAGAGYLYYQHLNGNIKKDDLNLGDSKDRAAAPTPNAAGQTPLNILLIGSDARDSKENQKLGGAKDTFGGDARADVQMLLHVSADRSNMSVVSMPRDTLLHLPKCTDPKTKQVYQATTSLAMTNDSLNHGGPGCTVATWEKLTGIHIDHFMMVDFAGVVSMADAIGGVPVCVDRNVYSHTSTGHGSGLKLEKGTTSVKGKQALAWLRTRYGFEDGSDIARTKAQHQYMNSMVRQLRENATLGNPNKMRKLAETATKSLTVDDGLGTVKKLYDLSMDLRKVPTNRITMTTMPWVYSSDGNRVLPKPDDADKLFRLVREDVALDGKGKKKAPKDKEPSDPAAADDKIAVQVVNGTRSDTQEPVGGRATEVTQLLKGDGFTQASADGSALPVEETTVVRYPSADLEGDAWRIAKRLGIPRNAVEKSTDVSGVTLVVGGDWRTGTAYKAPADDDKVPSSAKLDKGSDTKACMKVDPDYSW, encoded by the coding sequence GGGACGCGGACCTGTACGAGGGGGACGCGGACGCGGACCCGCCCGGCACCGTCCGGGGGCCGAAGGCCCGGGGCGGTGCCGCACAGGCCACCGCCGCCGGGGCCGGTGCCACGGGCACCGGCTCCCCCGGCGGTGACGGCGAGGAGCCGGGCGGCCGGGCCGCGCCCGGCGGCGGCCACCGGCGCGGCGGCGGCTCCGGGAACGGTGACGGGTCCGGCGGCGCCGCGGGCCGGCCGCGCCGCAGACGCCGGGTGCTGCGCTGGTCCGCGACGGTTCTGGCGGTGGTGATACTCGGCACCGCGGGTGCCGGGTACCTCTACTACCAGCACCTGAACGGGAACATAAAGAAGGACGACCTCAACCTCGGCGACTCCAAGGACCGCGCCGCCGCGCCCACCCCCAACGCGGCCGGGCAGACCCCGTTGAACATCCTGCTGATCGGCTCCGACGCGCGCGACAGCAAGGAGAACCAGAAGCTCGGCGGCGCGAAGGACACCTTCGGCGGGGACGCCCGTGCGGACGTGCAGATGCTGCTGCACGTCTCGGCGGACCGCAGCAACATGTCGGTGGTGAGCATGCCCCGCGACACGCTGCTGCACCTGCCCAAGTGCACCGACCCCAAGACCAAGCAGGTCTACCAGGCGACCACGTCGCTGGCCATGACGAACGACTCCCTGAACCACGGCGGTCCCGGCTGCACCGTCGCCACCTGGGAGAAGCTGACCGGCATCCACATCGACCACTTCATGATGGTCGACTTCGCGGGTGTGGTCTCGATGGCCGACGCCATCGGCGGCGTCCCCGTCTGCGTCGACAGGAACGTCTACTCGCACACCTCCACCGGCCACGGCTCCGGCCTGAAGCTGGAGAAGGGCACCACGTCCGTCAAGGGCAAGCAGGCCCTGGCGTGGCTGCGCACCCGGTACGGGTTCGAGGACGGCAGTGACATCGCCCGCACCAAGGCACAGCACCAGTACATGAACTCGATGGTCCGTCAGCTCCGCGAGAACGCCACGCTCGGCAACCCGAACAAGATGCGCAAGCTCGCCGAGACGGCCACCAAGTCGCTCACCGTCGACGACGGCCTCGGCACGGTGAAGAAGCTGTACGACCTCAGCATGGACCTGCGGAAGGTCCCCACGAACCGGATCACCATGACGACCATGCCGTGGGTGTACTCCTCCGACGGCAACCGGGTGCTGCCCAAGCCGGACGACGCGGACAAGCTGTTCCGTCTGGTGCGCGAGGACGTGGCGCTGGACGGCAAGGGCAAGAAGAAGGCCCCGAAGGACAAGGAGCCCTCGGACCCGGCCGCCGCCGACGACAAGATCGCCGTGCAGGTGGTGAACGGCACCCGCAGCGACACGCAGGAGCCGGTCGGCGGCCGGGCCACCGAGGTGACGCAGCTGCTGAAGGGCGACGGGTTCACCCAGGCCTCCGCGGACGGCTCGGCGCTGCCCGTCGAGGAGACCACGGTCGTCCGGTACCCGAGCGCGGATCTGGAGGGCGACGCCTGGCGCATCGCCAAGCGGCTCGGCATACCGAGGAACGCGGTGGAGAAGTCCACCGACGTCTCCGGCGTCACCCTGGTCGTGGGCGGCGACTGGCGCACGGGCACCGCCTACAAGGCGCCGGCGGACGACGACAAGGTGCCCTCGTCGGCCAAGCTCGACAAGGGCTCGGACACCAAGGCGTGCATGAAGGTGGACCCGGACTACTCCTGGTGA